The Ranitomeya imitator isolate aRanImi1 chromosome 6, aRanImi1.pri, whole genome shotgun sequence genome window below encodes:
- the LOC138643287 gene encoding uncharacterized protein, whose translation MKRDTSMFLYQDLRGFPEKFIQFSRLTIQAFDRLLIILAPQLSYEDTCMRRSISAEERLLITLRFLATGESYTSLHLQFRVGKSTISLIVRCTCAVIWQKLQPIVMPCPTEETWLQVAAGFQSVANFPNCIGAVDGKHVRVLKPPRSGSRFFNYKKYFSVVLMAVADAHYKFVAIDVGAYGSSGDSRVLQSSQIGLQILQDGGTLPAPRPLPGSTHPVPFVMVSDEAFPLKTNLLRPYPRRALDDRRRIFNYRLSRARKYVECTFGIMCSQWRIFHTAIQLDTETVDTVIKACCVLHNYVREYSTEVVEESQLSELIAVDNLGQGRQSISGVRVRETFTDYFMSPEGAVHWQYSCAGVEQPEQQRRSNT comes from the exons ATgaaaagggacacttccatgttCCTTTACCAAGATTTAAGGGG tttTCCTGAAAAATTTATCCAGTTTAGCCGGCTTACGATTCAGGCATTTGATCGCCTTCTTATAATTCTGGCTCCACAACTCAGCTACGAAGACACATGTATGCGAAGATcaatctctgctgaggaaaggctgctcatcaccttgcg gtttttggccacaggagagagctacacatccctgcacctccaatttagggttggcaaatccaccatctctctaattgtgaggtgcacatgtgccgtcatctggcagaagttgcagcccatcgtgatgccttgcccaaccgaagagacttggctgcaggtagcagcaggctttcagtctgtggccaatttccccaactgcataggtgctgttgatggcaaacatgtgagagtgctgaagccaccaagatcaggatcacgcttctttaattataaaaaatatttttctgtggtcctgatggcggtggctgatgcccattacaagtttgttgccatcgacgttggtgcttatggcagttctggggactctcgggtgctgcaatcatcacagattggacttcaaattcttcaagatggcggaacgctcccagccccaagacctttgcctggTTCCACACATCctgtaccctttgtgatggtatcggatgaggcatttcccttaaaaactaacctgctgcgcccatacccacgaagggcacTGGATGACCGGCGGAGGATTTTCAACTATCGGCTGAGCCGTGCACGaaaatatgtggaatgcacctttgggatcatgtgtagtcagtggaggatctttcacactgccatccagcTAGATACGGAGACCGTGGACACTGTGATCAAGGCATGCTGTGTTCTCCACAACTACGTTCGGGAATACAGCACAGAGGTAGTTGAGGAGTCACAGCTGTCTGAATTAATTGCAGTGGACAACTTGGGTCAAGGCAGGCAATCCATCTCGGGGGTGCGTGTGCGAgaaaccttcactgactacttcatgagtcctgaaggtgccgtgcactggcaatactcctgtgccggtgttgagcagcctgaacagcagagaAGATCGAACACTTAA